One part of the Raphanus sativus cultivar WK10039 chromosome 7, ASM80110v3, whole genome shotgun sequence genome encodes these proteins:
- the LOC108850504 gene encoding uncharacterized protein LOC108850504, with protein MTIPRLKDLTKQHSPDIIFLSETKNPDAYVLKELAALKFDHHYLFSPLSPGAGGLALFWKAETDIQILDATKNFIETKASFKNSSIFSTFIYGAPEIPDRQGSTEKSGGIARPESTFVPFRSFLSACDLFDLKHSGNFLSWRGQRHSHPVHCRLDRAIANSSCSDLFPRACCEYLSFEASDHRPILCTLDGKKRKPARVFRYDRHLRDNPEITALVDRIWQLNTSASVSDRIRSVCQAISAWSKEHYVNSKKEITEIQRSLDAALSNPVPDNAAISRLNNTLLCAYKAEEEYWKQRICLLWLSLGDKNTSFFHVSSKGRKARNRISVLENDLGLPVFEDDQILNIISSYFKEIFTSSGSSGLEVVKAAISPCISAPMNEQLTTIPSHVEIQEALFAIHPDKAPGPDGFSASFFQTNWEAVGPAIVSEIQIFFSSGTLLFSINETHIKLIPKIPSPKIVADYRPIALCNVYYKIISKILSLRLKPVLSPITC; from the exons ATGACAATTCCTAGGCTCAAGGATCTCACCAAACAACACTCCCCTGACATTATCTTCCTCTCTGAAACGAAGAATCCAGACGCCTATGTCCTCAAGGAGCTTGCAGCTCTCAAATTTGATCATCACTATCTCTTCTCTCCACTGTCACCGGGAGCTGGAGGACTAGCCCTCTTCTGGAAAGCAGAAACTGATATCCAAATCCTAGATGCAACGAAGAACTTTATCGAGACAAAAGCCTCCTTCAAGAACTCCTCCATTTTCAGCACATTCATATATGGAGCCCCCGAGATTCCTGATCGTCAAG GCAGCACAGAAAAATCTGGTGGGATAGCTAGACCTGAAAGCACCTTCGTGCCTTTCCGCTCCTTCCTCTCTGCTTGTGATCTCTTTGATTTGAAGCATTCTGGAAATTTCCTGTCATGGCGGGGACAGAGGCACTCTCATCCTGTGCACTGCCGCCTTGATCGAGCTATCGCAAACAGCTCCTGCTCCGATCTCTTTCCTCGGGCCTGCTGTGAATACTTAAGCTTCGAAGCCTCGGACCATAGACCAATTCTCTGCACCTTGGATGGCAAGAAGAGGAAACCAGCAAGAGTCTTCCGCTATGATAGACATCTACGAGACAATCCAGAGATAACGGCCTTAGTTGATAGAATCTGGCAACTGAACACCTCTGCCTCTGTCTCAGATCGAATCCGCAGTGTATGTCAAGCTATCTCTGCATGGAGCAAAGAACATTATGTcaatagtaaaaaggaaataacgGAAATACAACGTTCGCTAGACGCTGCCCTCTCTAACCCAGTACCTGATAATGCAGCTATCTCACGCCTCAACAATACACTTTTATGTGCCTACAAGGCAGAAGAAGAGTACTGGAAGCAGCGCATCTGTCTCTTGTGGCTCTCCTTAGGTGATAAGAACACCTCTTTCTTCCATGTTTCATCCAAAGGCCGAAAAGCCCGTAATCGAATCTCTGTTTTGGAAAACGATCTGGGTCTTCCTGTATTTGAAGATGATCAGATCTTGAATATTATATCATCATATTTCAAAGAGATCTTTACCTCCTCTGGTTCATCAGGATTGGAAGTGGTCAAAGCGGCTATATCCCCATGTATCTCAGCGCCTATGAATGAGCAGCTGACAACCATACCCTCACATGTAGAGATTCAGGAAGCCCTCTTCGCCATACATCCTGATAAAGCTCCTGGACCCGACGGCTTCTCTGCAAGTTTCTTCCAGACGAACTGGGAAGCGGTGGGACCCGCAATAGTATCAGAAATCCAAATCTTTTTCAGTTCAGGTACCCTCCTATTCTCAATCAACGAGACTCACATCAAGCTCATTCCTAAGATACCGAGTCCTAAAATAGTTGCTGACTACCGACCTATAGCCCTATGCAACGTCTATTACAAAATCATATCAAAAATCCTATCTCTACGGCTCAAACCTGTTCTATCTCCGATAACGTGCTGA